In a single window of the Thermodesulfobacteriota bacterium genome:
- a CDS encoding PIN domain-containing protein — protein sequence MSADRITLDTNVLVYAVDRDAGERHERAAALVDEAVDLDCVLTLQALSEFFSAVTRKGKMPFPEAAAQVRDWQILFPTATPKPTTLGQAISAVANHSIAFWDALLWAAAKDAGVTLLFSEDFQHGRELGGVRFCNPFLRNPSPV from the coding sequence ATGAGCGCTGACCGGATCACCCTCGATACCAACGTTCTGGTCTACGCCGTCGACCGCGACGCCGGCGAACGGCACGAGCGCGCGGCTGCCCTGGTGGACGAGGCGGTGGACCTCGATTGCGTCCTGACCCTGCAGGCCCTGAGCGAGTTCTTCTCGGCCGTCACGAGAAAGGGGAAGATGCCCTTCCCTGAAGCCGCGGCCCAAGTTCGAGACTGGCAGATCCTGTTCCCGACGGCAACGCCGAAGCCCACCACCCTCGGCCAGGCCATTTCCGCCGTCGCCAATCATTCCATCGCGTTCTGGGACGCCCTGCTCTGGGCCGCAGCCAAGGACGCCGGCGTGACGCTGCTGTTCAGCGAGGACTTCCAGCACGGCAGGGAGTTGGGTGGGGTCAGGTTCTGCAATCCCTTTCTCCGCAACCCGTCTCCGGTCTGA
- a CDS encoding type II toxin-antitoxin system prevent-host-death family antitoxin, producing MELRVTLREANQHLSRYVTAVERGDIVVITRRGRPIARLVPEPETRELTEEQHRARQRVRERISKGYALGGDRIDRESLHER from the coding sequence ATGGAACTGCGGGTGACCCTGCGGGAGGCGAATCAACACCTCTCGCGTTACGTGACGGCAGTGGAGCGGGGGGACATCGTGGTGATCACGCGCCGGGGCCGGCCCATCGCCCGCCTCGTGCCCGAGCCGGAGACACGCGAACTGACGGAGGAACAGCATCGAGCGAGGCAGCGGGTGCGGGAAAGGATCTCCAAAGGGTATGCGCTCGGGGGCGACCGCATCGACCGGGAGTCACTGCATGAGCGCTGA
- a CDS encoding inositol monophosphatase family protein, whose amino-acid sequence MLAVAVEAARAAGRIQRERYRTGFAVRRKGDVDLVTEVDLACEDAIREVLARLAPGTAVLGEEGGATGSGADRWLVDPLDGTTNYAHGFPVFCASVAWEEGGAVRLGAVYDPLRDELFTAERRTGAHCNGERLRTSGVSDLGAALLATGFPYDRGTNPRNYTEFRELTQRTQGVRRGGSAALDLAYVAAGRLDGFWEPGLRPWDLAAGCLLVEEAGGTVTGYRGEPFTPYHADVVATNGPLHGALLEVLGEARGE is encoded by the coding sequence GTGCTCGCCGTCGCCGTCGAGGCCGCCCGGGCCGCGGGCCGCATCCAGCGCGAGCGCTACCGCACCGGCTTTGCCGTGCGCCGCAAGGGGGACGTGGACCTCGTGACCGAGGTCGATCTCGCCTGCGAGGACGCGATCCGGGAGGTGCTGGCCCGGCTCGCCCCGGGCACCGCGGTCCTCGGCGAAGAGGGGGGCGCCACCGGCTCGGGGGCCGACCGCTGGCTCGTGGACCCCCTGGACGGCACCACCAACTATGCCCACGGCTTTCCCGTCTTCTGCGCCTCGGTGGCCTGGGAGGAGGGGGGCGCGGTGCGCCTGGGCGCCGTCTACGACCCCCTGCGAGACGAGCTCTTCACCGCGGAGCGCCGGACCGGCGCCCACTGCAACGGCGAGCGCCTGCGCACCTCCGGGGTCTCCGACCTCGGCGCGGCCCTCCTGGCCACCGGCTTCCCCTACGACCGGGGCACAAACCCCCGAAACTACACCGAGTTCCGAGAGCTCACCCAGCGCACCCAGGGGGTGCGCCGGGGGGGCTCCGCCGCCCTGGACCTCGCCTACGTGGCCGCCGGCCGCCTGGACGGCTTCTGGGAGCCCGGCCTCAGGCCCTGGGACCTGGCGGCCGGCTGCCTCCTGGTGGAGGAAGCGGGCGGCACCGTCACGGGCTACCGCGGCGAGCCCTTTACCCCCTACCACGCCGACGTCGTAGCCACCAACGGCCCCCTCCACGGGGCGCTGCTCGAGGTGCTGGGGGAGGCCCGAGGGGAGTGA
- a CDS encoding coproporphyrinogen III oxidase family protein, with the protein MLAERILTTVLRFANRRILSLEVGRQVTLPPPRPGGKYLLYLHVPFCQRLCPYCSFNRYPFAEEPARSYFGRLRDEMRLVADLGYRFSSVYVGGGTPTILLDELCRTLDLARELFPVQEVSCETNPNHLIPEVVEALEERVQRLSVGVQSFDDALLRQMDRYEKYGSGEEILARLQHTAGRFHSLNVDMIFNFPSQTPDSLLHDVACLRESGANQTTFYPLMTSPAVRRSLARTVGRVDYAREHRYYRLLSEALEGAFEPATAWTFSRKAGQMIDEYIVDYEEYVGVGSGSFSYLGGALYANTFSLREYEESVGSGRLSAAGTRIFPPREQMRYRLMMGLFGLRLDKRAFREAFGVPPERGLPAEYLFLKAAGAFARDDAAALTLTPRGRYLLVAMMREFFAGVNNFRDQAREALSPEERALLFGEGPGCGAPGLSDTSDGSGGSDRSDRPDE; encoded by the coding sequence GTGCTGGCCGAGCGCATCCTCACGACCGTCCTGCGGTTCGCCAACCGGCGCATCCTCTCCCTGGAGGTGGGCCGCCAGGTGACCCTCCCCCCTCCCCGGCCCGGGGGCAAGTACCTGCTCTACCTGCACGTGCCCTTCTGCCAGCGCCTGTGCCCCTACTGCTCGTTCAACCGGTACCCCTTCGCCGAGGAGCCGGCGCGCAGCTACTTCGGGCGGCTGCGCGACGAGATGCGCCTCGTGGCCGACCTGGGCTACCGCTTCTCCTCGGTGTACGTGGGCGGGGGAACCCCCACGATCCTCCTCGACGAGCTCTGCCGCACCCTCGACCTCGCCCGGGAGCTCTTTCCCGTGCAGGAGGTCTCCTGCGAGACCAACCCCAACCACCTGATCCCCGAAGTCGTGGAAGCCCTGGAGGAGCGGGTGCAGCGCCTCTCGGTGGGGGTGCAGAGCTTCGACGACGCGCTGCTGCGCCAGATGGACCGCTACGAGAAGTACGGGAGCGGCGAAGAGATCCTCGCCCGCCTGCAGCACACCGCCGGCCGCTTCCACTCCCTCAACGTGGACATGATCTTCAACTTCCCCAGCCAGACCCCCGACTCGCTCCTGCACGACGTGGCGTGCCTGCGGGAGTCCGGGGCGAACCAGACCACCTTCTACCCCCTCATGACCTCCCCGGCGGTTCGCCGCTCGCTCGCCCGCACCGTGGGCCGGGTGGACTATGCCCGGGAGCACCGCTACTACCGGCTCCTCTCCGAGGCCCTGGAGGGTGCCTTCGAGCCCGCCACCGCGTGGACCTTTTCCCGCAAGGCCGGGCAGATGATCGATGAGTACATCGTGGACTACGAGGAGTACGTGGGGGTGGGCAGCGGCTCCTTCAGCTACCTGGGCGGGGCGCTCTACGCCAACACCTTCTCCCTGCGAGAGTACGAGGAGTCGGTGGGCTCCGGGCGCCTCTCGGCCGCCGGAACCCGGATCTTTCCCCCGCGAGAGCAGATGCGCTACCGGCTCATGATGGGGCTGTTTGGCCTGCGGCTCGACAAGCGGGCCTTTCGGGAGGCCTTTGGGGTGCCGCCGGAGCGGGGGCTCCCGGCGGAGTACCTCTTCCTCAAGGCGGCGGGCGCCTTTGCCCGGGACGACGCCGCGGCCCTGACCCTGACCCCCCGGGGGCGCTACCTCCTGGTGGCGATGATGCGCGAGTTCTTCGCCGGGGTGAACAACTTCCGGGACCAGGCCCGGGAGGCCCTCTCCCCCGAGGAGCGGGCGCTGCTCTTCGGCGAGGGGCCGGGGTGCGGGGCGCCCGGCCTGTCGGACACGTCGGACGGGTCTGGCGGGTCCGACCGGTCCGACAGGCCCGACGAGTAG
- a CDS encoding TIGR04211 family SH3 domain-containing protein, translated as MGRSAVALAVLLTAAVLAPAFGGAETRYITDVLLVNLREAPQANAPTIRLLRTGESLQILESRPGFLRVRTGQGEEGWVAEQYAATEVPAAVVAARLQEEVSRLRNRLRTLEEDRDRATAELEAARRAQASSATELQQELAAVRGEAEQAARELQDVRERYERLLQASQNVAEVTEERDRLRAQTGELREAVGRLEAEKSTLGRSWAIRWFLAGAGVLTLGWVLGALTRKKKSRFST; from the coding sequence ATGGGAAGATCCGCAGTCGCCCTGGCTGTGCTGTTGACGGCCGCCGTCCTCGCGCCGGCTTTCGGCGGCGCCGAGACCCGCTACATCACCGACGTGCTCCTGGTGAACCTGCGGGAGGCGCCCCAGGCCAACGCCCCCACGATCCGCCTGCTGCGCACGGGGGAGTCGCTCCAGATCCTGGAGTCCCGGCCCGGGTTCCTGCGGGTGCGCACCGGCCAGGGAGAAGAGGGGTGGGTCGCCGAGCAGTACGCGGCCACCGAGGTCCCGGCCGCGGTCGTCGCCGCCCGCCTCCAGGAAGAGGTTTCGCGCCTGCGCAATCGGCTGCGGACCCTGGAGGAGGATCGGGACCGGGCGACGGCCGAGCTGGAAGCCGCCCGCAGGGCCCAGGCCTCGTCGGCAACCGAGCTCCAGCAAGAGCTCGCGGCGGTCCGGGGCGAGGCCGAGCAGGCGGCGCGAGAGCTCCAGGACGTACGGGAGCGGTACGAACGCCTCCTCCAGGCCTCCCAGAACGTGGCCGAGGTGACCGAGGAGAGGGACCGCCTGCGCGCCCAGACCGGCGAGCTGCGGGAAGCCGTGGGCCGCCTGGAGGCGGAGAAGTCCACCCTTGGCCGCTCCTGGGCCATCCGGTGGTTCCTCGCCGGAGCCGGGGTCCTGACGCTGGGGTGGGTCCTGGGCGCCCTCACCCGAAAGAAGAAGTCGCGTTTCTCCACCTAG
- a CDS encoding DUF192 domain-containing protein yields MRQRRIGSPLAAALLLAGVLLMTGARAASAQGALPAFPRAEVEVRAAGGNYRFAVEVAATPLHRERGFMFRTELAPDAGMLFVHEAEREVAMWMKNTLIPLDMLFLAADGTIVRIEESTEPLSLRTISSGAPVKGVLELPGGTSRRLGIVPGDRVVHSAFAAGG; encoded by the coding sequence GTGCGGCAACGGCGGATCGGGAGCCCGTTGGCGGCAGCCCTGCTCCTGGCGGGGGTTCTCCTCATGACCGGTGCCCGGGCGGCGTCGGCCCAGGGCGCGCTGCCGGCGTTCCCCCGGGCCGAGGTCGAAGTGCGCGCCGCCGGGGGAAACTACCGCTTCGCGGTCGAGGTGGCCGCCACGCCGCTCCACCGGGAGCGGGGGTTCATGTTTCGCACCGAGCTCGCCCCCGACGCGGGCATGCTCTTCGTCCACGAGGCCGAGCGGGAGGTGGCCATGTGGATGAAGAACACCTTGATCCCCCTGGACATGCTCTTCCTCGCCGCCGACGGCACCATCGTGCGGATCGAGGAGAGCACCGAGCCCCTCTCGCTTCGCACCATCTCGTCCGGCGCGCCGGTCAAGGGGGTGCTGGAGCTCCCGGGGGGAACATCGAGGCGGCTCGGCATCGTGCCCGGCGACCGCGTCGTGCACTCCGCCTTTGCCGCCGGCGGGTAG
- the lexA gene encoding transcriptional repressor LexA, producing MGKTPPGETRQKVFAFVRERLLAGRPPTVREVQEALGFRAVQTARQHLEGLVAEGRLAADRGVARGYRLPGRGRPPVLIPLLGRVPAGPLDTAVEDREGYLPAAPPGEGEELFALRVQGESMTGAGLLPGDVVIVRRQPTARSGQIVVARVGDEATVKRLRLRRGRPELHPENPTFEVLVPDPAELEILGVVVELRRRM from the coding sequence ATGGGCAAGACGCCGCCGGGGGAGACCCGGCAGAAGGTCTTCGCGTTCGTGCGGGAACGGCTCCTGGCGGGCCGGCCCCCCACGGTGCGGGAGGTCCAGGAGGCCCTGGGCTTCCGGGCCGTCCAGACCGCCCGCCAGCACCTGGAGGGCCTGGTAGCCGAAGGGAGGCTCGCGGCCGACCGAGGGGTGGCCCGGGGCTACCGGCTGCCGGGGCGGGGCCGCCCGCCGGTACTGATCCCGCTCCTGGGGCGCGTCCCCGCCGGCCCCCTGGACACCGCCGTGGAGGACCGGGAGGGCTATCTCCCCGCGGCGCCCCCGGGGGAGGGCGAGGAGCTCTTCGCCCTACGGGTGCAGGGCGAGAGCATGACCGGGGCCGGCCTCCTGCCCGGCGACGTGGTCATCGTGCGCCGCCAGCCCACGGCCCGGAGCGGCCAGATCGTGGTGGCCCGGGTGGGGGACGAGGCCACGGTCAAGCGCCTGCGCCTGCGGCGGGGCCGGCCCGAGCTCCACCCCGAGAACCCCACCTTCGAGGTCCTCGTCCCCGACCCGGCGGAGCTCGAGATCCTGGGGGTGGTGGTCGAGCTGCGGCGCAGGATGTGA
- a CDS encoding recombinase A → MAHIALERADITSAYRLPTAEPASESRWELAALVGRLVEVSGAGPSAALTLAFGVVLDAQRRGEPAAWIAGTESAFFPPDAAEGGVDLACLPVVRVPDAGRALRAADHLVRSGAFSLVVLDLGGGEGVRLPLPALTRLGGLAARHGTALLFLTRKGRGEPSLGSLVSLRAEAVREGLGGQEGGRFACRVRALKDKRRGPGWEGEELCRGPDGLR, encoded by the coding sequence ATGGCCCACATCGCCCTGGAGCGCGCGGACATCACGTCGGCGTACCGCCTGCCCACGGCGGAGCCGGCCTCGGAGAGCCGGTGGGAGCTGGCGGCCCTGGTCGGGCGGCTTGTCGAGGTCTCGGGGGCCGGCCCCTCGGCCGCCCTCACCCTGGCCTTCGGGGTGGTGCTCGACGCCCAGCGCCGGGGGGAGCCCGCGGCCTGGATTGCGGGGACCGAGAGCGCCTTCTTCCCCCCCGACGCCGCCGAGGGGGGAGTGGACCTGGCGTGCCTGCCCGTCGTCCGGGTGCCGGACGCCGGCCGGGCCCTGCGGGCCGCGGACCACCTGGTCCGCTCCGGGGCCTTTAGTCTGGTGGTCCTGGATCTCGGGGGGGGAGAGGGAGTCCGGCTCCCCCTGCCGGCCTTGACCCGCCTGGGGGGGCTCGCCGCCCGGCACGGCACGGCGCTCCTCTTCCTGACCCGGAAGGGGAGGGGGGAGCCCTCCCTGGGCTCCCTGGTGTCGCTCCGGGCCGAGGCGGTGCGGGAGGGCCTTGGAGGCCAGGAGGGCGGCCGGTTCGCCTGCCGGGTCCGGGCCCTCAAGGACAAGCGCCGCGGGCCCGGGTGGGAGGGGGAGGAGCTCTGCCGTGGACCGGATGGCCTGCGTTGA